The segment aaggaggaaagaaggaagctaTATATGAGGGATCCTCTGGAAACACCAGAAGCTCACAGCTCCATTGTCAGAATCCAGAAACAATCCAATCCTATGCAGAGGCCTTTTCACATACTGAACTATGGGTAGGAAGCTGGGGGGGCAGAAATTAATGATTGTTCACCttcataagaaaaagaagaaatgcttcTTCAGAATCAATACTGATAGTGGTATCACTTGTCAAGCAGTTTGTACAGACTCTCACAGTCCAGTCGGAGGAGTGGGTCACATCCGCCTTTCAGTACTGCCTCTGGGAAGTGGAAGGCGTGAGCTCCCCACACCACAAGAGTCTCTCCACCCTGGGCTGTCTAGACAGGCAATGGCAGTCATCTCAGAAAGTCTTATATTGTGAGTGGTCATTGTCTGAGTCAGAACATTATCCACTGCAGAAAGAGCAAAAATCAGACTAGCATGTGGGATTTCCATGCCCTGAGAGGCAGAGGGTCTCTATACAAggagtcttttcattttctttcctccaagaaaataggaaatgaatacaaaAGGGAGTTCAAACAGGTGCTTCTATGAAGAACAACAGCTATTATTTATCAATAACACATGGAAACTCCTTAAATCATGTAGAAAAAGTAAATATCTAGATATAGATATATCATGAACTCTGTAAAATCTGGCAATGTCAAAATCTTGACAGCTTACTTGAAGaacacataaaatttaattttttcagtacTTTAGTACTTTACACTTTTCTTTACACTTTTCAGTATTTTACACaaaatttatttgtttcatttgtctttaatatgagaaacgctggactggaagaaacacaagctggaatcaaaattgctgggagaaatatcaataacctcagatatgcagatgacaccacccttatggcagaacgtgaagaggaactcaaaagcctcttgatgaaagtgaaagaggagagtggaaaagttggcttaaagctcaacattcagaaaacgaagatcatggcatccagtcccatcacttcatgggaaatagatggggaaacagtggaatcagtgtcagattttatttttctgggctccaaaatcactgcggatggtgattgcaaccctgaaattaaaagatgcttactccttggaaggaaagttatgaccaacctagatagcatattcaaaagcagagacattactttgccaacaaaggttcatctagtcaaggctatagtttttcatgtggtcatgtatggatgtgagagttggactgtgaagaaggctgagcactgaagaattgatgcttttgaactgtggtgttggagaagaatcttgagagtcccttggactgcaaggagatccaaccagtccattctgaaggagatcagccctgggatttctttggaaggaatgatgctaaagctgaaactccagtactttggccacctcatgcaaagagttgactcattggaaaagactctgatgctgtgagggattgggggcaagaggaaaaggggacgacagaggatgagatggctggatggcatcactgacttgatggacatgagtctcagcgaactcctggagttggtgtaggacagggaggcctggcgtgctgcgattcatggggttgcacagagttggacacgactgagcgactgatctcatctgatctgatctgatccttttCATGAACCATAtgataaaagtgattatttacaactctctctctctaatatggattgcctatgttttgtcagtctagaattttaatctttatctttgctgaaaataactacagtatatatgcccacaccatgttgattagaACACTTTGcgccatcagagctctggtccccgtgtctttctttctctttctttctctctctctctctcaggctatttctttggagcGCAGAGGCACTCTGAGTTCACTTttctgcccgggcttctaagaccctctcaagaAGGCGCTCTGCGGCCtccatgaacagagcaagcccctgtgcaaggggctttattggctttctgcgcaaaccaaggaatatcagcctctttctctcctttactttcttattgtcaactccggaccaccaggttctggtccattaaaggactgcAACAAACATTAAAGATTAAAAGGCACAGATGTCAGCCAAGATCACATAACATGATTTAAGGTACCAAAATTTCAATATTATTAGCATTACCATATTATTATCCCTGCAATCATTAGTGTTTTCTAAACTGTTGCATTTATTGAGAAATATAGTGTATATTTAGGTCATTCTGTAGGTGGGCAGTTCTATGTACAAAACTTAAATTGATAAAATTTGCGTGAGATTTATAATTAATTATGCTTAATGGCATATGGTCTTGTAATGGGTTTCTGTTGTTTCAACCTGACTAGGCTGTAATATTAGGATTTAAGGTAATCCACCAGCCACTTTGTAAAAcactcacatctcctgcaattATTCAAGCAGACACTAATCTAGGTGATGCTGTGAAGAGGTTTGGAGGGTGTAAATCCATGATATAGACTCTAATCTAAGGAGATTATGCAGATGCACTGATTTAATCAACAGGAGGTCTTTAAAAGATGTATAGTAATTCATGGAATAAAATTTCAGACAGTAAGTGGATCAGCATTACTCCCAATGCCTCAGTCTCCTGCAGGCAACAACTCTGCCCTGAATAACTCAGATTCCAGCCTGCTTGTGTTTACCCTCCCTGAGGAAGTGCCCTCCTGTCCTCACACTTTTCCGTAACCATCACAGGAGCAAATTCCCTGTGAACATGagctctgtctttctttctctctccttctataATTGAACCCTAACTGATACAAACCTGATACACTTATGATACCTATTAGCTTAACTTTATAAatgttattggagaaggcaatggcaccccactccagtactcttgcctggaaaatcccatggatggaggagcctggaaggctgcagtccatggggtcgctaagagtcggacacgactgagcgacttcagtttcactttttcaccttcaagcattggagaaggaaatggtaacccactccagtgttcttgcctggagaatcccagggacaggggagcctggtgggctgtcatctatggggtcgcatagagtcggacacgactgaagtgacttagtagtagtagtagtataaaTGTTATTTATGGTACATTGACTGACAACACAACTCTCAGTATATTAATATAGATGTACCCAAAATTTTCACGGAAAATGGTGATTTTTTACTGCTGCAAGTTCTTAGGAATAAAACTTACTTCCACTGCTTCTTCTTGGTTCAAGGAAGAAGGGGACCACTCTTAGACCTAATTAAAGGCCTTGCCTGGGTTATTTGGAGATACCAGTTTGGAAAATTTACatttaggaagaaaatataaatgcactttcttagaagaaatgtatCATCAGTAATTTTCTGCTCTTTACTCCTGATTGCATGTGAGGTGCAGTTTCCGCTGCTTGCTAGTTGCCCTCCAGACTGTCATCTACCTTCAACAATCATCAACTTGCATGATTTTGTTCATAAAATTTGCTtgtatgcttattttatttttattcatgtagttttatgatttttctcattGCAACAAATTTAATTACCAAAGAGTttataaaggaaacattttacaAAGTAAAGCCCCAATCATAATTACCAACTGCAATGTTCTCATCATTGTTCTATGAGCCATTCCTTTTCTATGGATTTCTCCTCATGGACCCCTGTACTGGAACTACAGTGGGGAAATTTTAATGAGAGATGGGCTAGGTGACATTAAGAAAGTTTCCAAAATCTTGGTATCTCACTTCCTTACTTCCTTAATATAAAAGTAGGCCACTCTCCTGCTGGAAGTGAATAGATTGGGGCAGAAATATTTCCATATGTATATTTAAGCTCTGATCTGCCAATAAAGTGTTTCTTTCTgacttagaaaagtaaaactagaaaaaaattcatgtttcCTTTGAATGAGGTACTCCACTTGTTTTCCAGCCAGCTTCTGCATTTATTCTTAGCAGAAATCCTGACCCTTTGTCAGTAATACATATCCCACTGATGTATGAATGATATTGGAAATCTGTTTAAGATTAAGGCCCTctcattatttgttcttttctcccCTTCTAGATTCctggcttttctcctttttttgttttcataaacaaTTGTATCTTTCATAAGTAGTtgtatcttttatatataaaaaaattgagTTCGAATATTAATCTTGTTTCCAGAAGAAATCTTAgtgatttatttagttattttattttttgtacactctttttttctttactttattgTTTATTAGTGTGTTTCAGGTGAACATTTGTTACACCAGAAATAATGACCATACTTGACTTTTTATACCTACAGTTTATCTCTTACTGTGTTTTgccagttttcttaaaaaaacattaaTAGTGATGATGTATTATTGTCCAGATGGTGACCTTTAAAGACATTCCAAAGCTTTAAGACAAAATTTGCAGCTACTAATatgatttaaatttatgtttaaattaaCATAAGCTTAAATTATTCTTAAGCATCTATTAacttattttgttttagttttttttagctcagttggcaaagaatccacttgcaatacagaagaccctgtttcgattcctgggttgggaagatcccctagggaagggataggctacccactacactattcttgggcttcccttgtggctcagctggtaaagagtctgctgcaatgcaggagacctggtttcaatccctgggttgggaagatcccctggagaagggaaaggtgacccaatccagtattcttgccggagaatACCGTGGactgtattccatggggttgcaaagagttggacacgactgagcaactttcactttcatttcagttcatgaTGTGCACTAGTATGTTCATGGCATCCTTTCTTTCAACTATCAGTCTGATTTTTCCTCACACACATTAATATAAGGCAATTGCATTAATTGGTTACTTTCAAAAATCCTGTTGTTTTCCAGAAATAACCCACATATAATGCTTTATTGACAATATGACAAATTCAAACAGATTCTCTCAACCTTTGTTAGAGTAGAAATTCATATTTATGCAAGGCCCCATGGTATACAAGGTTCATAACTTgctatgttttttctttcttttttgatgacccagatGTTAATCCTGTGTTCCAGAGTAACATGACCAACAGGAAAACTTGGAAATTATTCAAAGTCCAAACAATTCTCTAACCCCTTTCtctagattattatttttttaatatatagtaaaCCACTTATCTGCAGATTTGCTTTTCTTGATTTCAATTACTCAGGTGGTTAAAACCTTGTTCAGGAAATATTAAACGGAAAAGTCtaagaaataattcaaatgtatttaatTGTGAGCCATGCTATGTAGTGCAATGAAATTCCACACCATCCAGCTTTATCCCAATGAGAATATGTATTGTCACTTTATCCTGCTTATCCCACCCTCATTGACGTAACTTTCTGGGTTATCATATCCATGGTCGTAAATCACACTAGGTGTCTTCAAGTAGCCCTTATTTAATAATGGCCCTCAAGTATGGTGATAATGATGGTGGTATTTCAGATATGCCAAAGGGAAGCCATAGCGTCCATCCTTTAGGAGATTGTTTCTGTCTGTCTTTTCCCTTAtactattttaatagaaaaagacgTGCAAATCCTGAGTTCTCTAAAAGAAATGCTTTCCCCGGTTTCCAGGGCAATGGCGATTTCCCTGCAAATCAGATTTCATCTTGAGGTTGAATAGATGTATACAGGGCAGTAGATTATGAGGAAGCAGGAGAAGTTTGCAGGCTGACGTAGGCCTGGTTGGTGACCAGGTCTGCCTTTGCTGTGCAGGTTCTGGGTTCCTGTATTGAGTTCCAGGAAGTGGGAAGCACATGATCATATTGTGGTGAATTTAGGAAGCTCATAAAGGAAGTGAAAACCCACAGCATATATTCTGGACACATGGTAACAAGAGAAGAATTTATTGTCAGCAATATGGAGGACAACCAAGTGAAGTGTGCATTTGACACTATCTTCACATCAAATAACAATAAAAGAAGCTGCATTACAGTAGAAAGAGCCTAAAGATCAGGAAGTCTCCTTGATATGCTGCAGTGGACAAGGGCTCCCTCAGAGAAGGAGTCCTGAGCACCCCGTCTGGGCCGTGACTCAGATCCTCACCTGTGGCCAGTGCAGAAGAAGGGCCTGACAGGGAAAGTGCACATGCCATCATCGTACCTCCAAAGGAGGGTGCGCTTGGCAACATCCACAAAACTAATACTCCCACTGTCACAATCAAGGAACACCCCAACCCTGCCCAGAGGTCTTTCTATGTACAGAGGCGTGGTGGGGGCTGTGGTCCAGAGTTGGTAATGGTCATCCTGCTTCACACACACAAGGAGAAAGTTGTCATTGTTGGACGCGTCCAGTATGCCATCGTCCTTCCTTATCCAGGAATCCTTACAGAAGCCTACAGCCCAGTCCCAAGAGCGGTCCACAAGCATCTCCCAGTACTGTTTGCCGGAGGTGAAGCTCTGGTCTCCCCATGAGGCAAAATACTTCAATGTTCCACCATCCAAAGATGCATGGAGGCTGTCATGTTCATACGTCAGACGTCTTGCATCATCGAACAACCTGATGTGCTGACTGCTTACTTCATTACTGAGTGAAaagttgactgtggagagatgagGGAAAATGCCAGTCAAAATCAATGTTAAAATTCAAATTATCTACCAGAGAAGGTGGTCCACCTGGAGTCTCACTGGAAATATATTGTAAGATTGGAAGGGCAGTTCTGATTGGAAAGTATTGGGTTTAAATATTGCTAACATATCTGCTGAAGAAAGaactaattaaaatggaaaaaactaCCTACAAGTTCAGAGATTATAAGTTAGAGGGAGGTCAAGCTGACTTCTGGCTGGGTGTATTGTATATTTATTACATCTAAAGGATTGGACTCCTGGACATCGATCACCTCCAAGACCATGACAGCATATCTTATCCCCACCTTCACCACCACTGTGCAAGGAAAAAAGCTGAATTGTAGAATGGACAATTGGTGATCACTCTACCATTCAGTTAAGTTAGCAAATGGACACTGAAGAAGTACAACCTAAGGATGGGTTCTTCAAAGTAGTTTATTTGTAGGGCTTTTCTGTCTTTGATCTGTGGTTCCAAACTGAAGCCTAGTCTTCCACTTCCTGCTAAGTCACCCTCCAGGGTGAAGTTTATCATGGTGTTTATTGTGGCTTCATCATCCAACCATTTGCTTACTTGTGATTTCTGCATTTGATTTTTGAGgcttatatattttgtaaaattatgtGAATGGAAAAATCACTTTATGCCTTCAATTCCTAAGAACTTTTTAAGCCAAAAtgtttttaggacttccctggtggcacagtggagaAGATGCTTCCTGCAAATTTAGGGGACATTCCTAAtctgggaagagtccacatgttgtggagcaactGAACCTGTGGATTatgactactgagcccgtgctcttgAGCCCAGGatccaccactactgagcccacatgctacaaTTACTGAAGCTcactcatcaagagtctcttgtgctctgcagcaagagaagccactgcaatgagaaggcaACCACTGAAGTGAAGAGTAACCTGGCtccccacagcaagagaaacccgtgcaaagcaacaaagacccagtgtggttaaaactaaagaaagagagaaatatttctaaaataatataaataaaaaagagaagaaaatgtattcttaaaaaatattttaaaactctaacTGCACTTAAACTCTGAAATTTAATATCCTGTTTTAATTACCAGTTTTCTAGAAGTCAGTGAACAGCTGACATTGTATGTCATGATATTTCTAGGGCTCAAGAAGCCATTTTGGGAGCATGTTACTTTTTTCATTAtacaaaattttatgaaatttaaaaatatttgatgaggCCTGAATCAAATCAGTATCTGCACCAGCCTGCATGTATTCTGTAAGGATTTTAGTGACTCTGTGACCGTATATGTCTTCACCTGTCTATCTGCAGGCTGTTCCCCTGCACAAGGTGAAAGCTAAGCAGGAAAAGACTCTGTGGACACCATCACTGAAGGACCCTGCAGGGCAGACACCCCCAATGGGGTGACACTCACCTCGGAAGTGGTTGAGCCACTCCATCAGCCCAGACATGGGGCGCGCAGGGAGTTCTGGGAGCAGAGGCTGAGGCACGTGCAGCTGTGCTGACTCACTCCTGTAAGAGAAAGATGGGGTTCATCCTTCTGCTGCCCAGGGCTTCTTAAACACAGCCTTTACAATAAGACAGCATTCTTCAGCTCAACATTCTTCATCTAAATCCCTTTTCCACCCTCATGGGATAGAATTGAGCTGTTTTTGGAAATTTATTCTCACTCTTCTTCTTGCCCTGATTCCAGCCCATTTCTCAGAGGTAATTGCCTCTCTAACCTCAAACTTGGGGAAAACTAGTCTTTGCACCTCTAGGTGCTGGTGATTTTGAAATCTAAATCAGAAATTACTGACCTTTAAGAAATTTTTGCACTGAGCTGGATAATACCTCCCTCTGCCACAGTAGCAAAAAGGCTAACTTCCTTTTGAGCAAGAAATCATACTCAGCAAAACAGGTGCAGACACATGTACACAAGCAATCTAGCATTATCTAGGTAAGTTACGTCATCACTTTGTTAAGTGCTGCTGTATCTCTTTCAGAGCCCCCAGGTGCCCTCTTCAGTATCGAAAAGCTTACCATTTCAGTTTGTCTTCCAATTcctgtcaagaaaaaaaaaaaaaaagacaagttagATCTTATATACAGGCAACCAGGATTTGGGTTTGCAAAACTTCAGTAGAGTTTTAATCACCACCACCAGAAAGTCTGAgaaatctgttttccttttctttctgaaaaaaaaaaaaaaaaccctccggGACAACATATTTTATATGGATAGAATGTATTTCTTGAGGAGTTAATAAAACGAAAGGTGAAACAGAGAAAGGACAAGAGTACTGATGATTCACCCTCTGCTCTCTGCATATTGATCTTTCCTAGGGCTTTTACCCAAAGTGTAATAAACTCCAAACTAATGTCTAATGAAACCTGGTGTATCTCAACAGGAAAtggaaatatacatacacacacacacacacatatatacacacacatacatgtatatgtgtgtttgtatatacatatatgagctTTGTCCAAATGTCTCCCATTGCACATTTGAAGACCAAAAAATGGAATCAGTACATAAGCTGTTCCTTTCTGGTTTTAATAGAAGCAAGTTACAAAAGGAGATTTTGAAAAGGGAATATTTCCTGGGGAATATCTAGGATCAGAATGCTATAAAGCTTGCTCAGGCATAATTTGCATGAGTTGCACTTTATCTATAATATTTCCAAGTAGGAGAGAATCCCACCTTAGTCGCAGgggatgaagaaatataccatgttaggGAAGTCAAAGGTGTGAACGTCAGGTAATGTATTTTCAAACACATCCTCAGTTCTTACCTGGAGCAGCTCCATGTCTGGTTTAGAGCACATTTGAATGAGCTCCTTGTGTATTTCTCGGAgctctctcttctttctgattATTTCCTCTTGCCTTCTTCTGAGTTGATTGTATATGTTTTGGCCTTCTTTTACAATACTCTCTACATAGTAatcttcttcctctgggagaaATGGGGGTGCCATCTGATAAGTTCTCCTAATCATGTCTCCATGTCGATACACATAAAACTGTTGAGAGATGAATTTCAACATCATTTAGTTTGCTATGATTCATGTTCTCTCCCAAGAAGCTATATCCATCCTAAATGAATGCTCTCCCTCATCTCAGAAGCGAAGttcattcttctttccttcaccttgttttcattctttttaattgatcAGAAACCAAACCTACCCTTTCTTCAAACAACTTTCATCTAATTCAGGAGTTCCTGAAACACTTGGAGAAAATCTTTTCATGaatcatttctttcatatgcCTCCTGTTAAATGCGAAAGAGCCCATGTAAGCAATTGAAATTTATGGGTGATTCATCTGTCATATGCAATATCCTCATTTCAATGCTAATACATAAGCTTGTGTTTCACCTAGCATCTCCTGGCTTTCTCTCTTAGTGCCATGCTACATAATACTTTCAGTGTTGGTAATCTCAGGAAACATCTTTCTAAAAATTATTGCCTGTCCTTGAACAGTTTTCCAGCCTCAATCATTTCTTTCTAGTGTTCTTTTCTCTATGAATCAGTTTTCTTCCTCCCCATAAGTTCACAAGCTTCTTCCCATATTGTTTGGAAGATCATTTCTCTTCATTCcatttcatatttctcctggtatTGAATGATTCACTCTCTCATGCTCCAACTCTTTCTCCTTGTTCCTTTCCCCTTGAGTTGTTTAACATGTTACATTTTCTCCAACTTGAACCAATTTCACTGTCTAGCTAGAGAGCAATCACTCTTCACCGTGATGGGCACACTCTTTAAAGTGCTGTTTGTGTTTGCTTTGTATCACCTGGGCTCATGTACTAATCAGATTGAAGTACTTTGTGGTTCCCAATGACATGCCTTTTACTTTCTGGAATGTATGACTGACAGAAATCTGTGCCTGAAATAACCcatgaatttttaaacatttacttgAACTTCAAAACTGGAATTGATCTTAAGTTTGAGAAATTTTCCTTGAGATCCTAAATCACGTCTATGTAATCATCCACATCACACCATAAACCTCCACCTTAGAACTTTCTTCTAATGGGTCTTTTGTTTTAGTTATTGATCCACTGGATCCTAAAGAGCTTGAGAGGCATGAAAATGTTGGTTGAATGGTGCTTAGAAGGTTTTTTCTGATGGTGTTCATTCAACTCACTCTCTGAATTCAGCTCACTTTATTAATGGTAAGTTTCTCACTGTCTGCCTCAATCTGTTTTCTCAGAGAAATATGTTCTTCTACTTACCATCCAAGGGTCAGTTCCTCTGCTACTTTTCTTGagatttctttcagtttcttgaaTCTTTTCCCATAAAGATGTCATTTGCTTTGCCAACTTTTCCTGTAAAAGAATTATGAATTTTAGTACAAGAAAAGCAAATACTTTGGAGTTTCAGAGCCCAAAGATTGGGGTGCTGATGATTATTAGATAAAGGTTCTTGAGGGAGACACTAACAGACCACGACAGGTCATCAGGTGTCCCTGTTTTTCCTCACTCATGATCTGTTGTATGAAATTCTACACTAAAAATCCACACATCATTACGGAATTATCTGCCTAAGATATGACTAATTTTCAGCTGCTGTGGCCACTTATATCAAAATTTGGATATAGTTATGTTTATCTTCTGTAAAATCCAATGTAGTGCATCTTCCTTCTTGTCCAGGATTAGAAAACctatattaaattaaaagtatttttgcaCTTGTAGATTTTAcagtttctttcttaaaattaagGCCCAACAGTGTCAATAGCATAATAATATATCACCCAAGTAATTTCAGTTAGCTTCATCAGCCAGCCATTGGATACAAGTTCCATAAAGCAGGGATACTGCTCTATATTCTTCACTGCTTTATTATTGTTAACTAGATCTGTACGTGGCActcagtaaaagtgaaagttgctcagtcgtgtccagctctttgtgaccccatggactgtatagtccgtggaattctctaggccagaatactggagtgggtagcctttcccttctccaagggatcttcccaacccagggatcaaatccaggtctccagcactgcaggtggattctttaccagctgagccacaaggaaagcccaagaatactggagtgggtagcctatcacttctccatgggaccttcccaacccaaaatcaaactggggtctcctgcattgcaggtggattctttaccaactcagtaAAAAGAGGGTTTAAGCATCATCATTTTACTCTCTTAGGTGTACCATCCTCAAGCTTCCTAAGTGCTCTCAGAGGCATCACTCACCCAGGATTCCTCAACAGCCTCTTCAGCGAGACAATGTCTGTGAGTCTTGTGCTCCTGACCTTGAGAGCAGACCAAACAGAGCAAGCTCTTGTCGGCTTCACAGAAGATCTTCTTTGTCTGCTTGTGGGTCGCACACAGGTGTTCCTCACACTTCAGGAATTGCCTGAGATTGGCTTTTCTGACAGTGGACACCAGATTCTTCAGAAGAAAACTGGTTTTGAAGCTTGTCTGTTCTGATCGTTGTCTGCACACTGGACAACTGGCAGGGACTTTGGCTTGTTCCCAGAAAAGACAAAGACAGGATCTACAGAAGCTGTGTCCACAGCCTATGGTGACTGGGTCTAGAAGGAAATTCAGACAGACGAGGCAGGTGAGCTCCTTCTGGAAGGCTTCTGGGATTTCTGAGTCCATTTTCCTGAGGGAAGAACATCAGGAGTTTATTCCTCTTTCCCCAAGccaaaaaaggaacaaacaaaatTAGACTTGGGTTGTGACTAAATAATACACTGCTTTAGGAGCAGAAGAATCTGGATTTTTCATTGGAtacaaatggaaaacagaaacacaacTTTCAAGAGCTGCAGACAATTTTCTCAGTGGCCTAACCAACACTATCTTCTGAACTCTTTCCCCTCTACCTACTGGAGAAGCTCGGTTTTGATGAGGTCTTGTTTTCCTCTAGATAGCATGACTTCAGGAGCTTGACCTAATTGACAGCTCTATGTGGTGGGTCCTAATTTCTGCAAACAGTCACTATTCTCTATGCCAGTCACTGATTTGGTGTGAGATAGTTGATTAAGCTTGTATTTGtattatttcatgtaattatCATGCATTTTCTTTAGATGTGCTTTTTTTTATCTCAATctgcatttttttccaaaaatatttttttctttgtaaagcaCTTTGAGTACACTCAGAGTcaataaagaggaaattaaatgTTGGCAAATTGTAACTTATTCCAACCAGAGTTTATTTACATGAATATACTAAGTGgttgaatttttctttctatcCATACTCACCCGATGCATTTTACATGTTATAGAAatagtcatcatcaaaaaaattcatgtgatttaaattttacattgtaAAAAAATTAGGTCCTTTTGCCTGTGCTTGTTAAGCATAGAAGTATCTTAAGTTTCTCATCTCTGTATGCTCAGTAGTGTCACTTTTCTGACTGCTCAATCATTCCCTAGCTTCTTTAAGATTTTagtcaaaaatgtttattttgggaGGGATGATAGTTACCTCACTTTAGCAATATTTTAAGCTGCTCATTGTGTGCATTATCTAGCTCTAGTGTAGAGTATTCTTTCTGGTATATGCAGACACATTTCACTTTTCGGGTAAGTGATGATAGGTGCTACATATTGAATCGAATAgtctcaagaaatatttttagaagctACATCAAACACAAAACATATCAGTCAGCCACTTTCTGAGTCCTTAAAATGCATGGGGACAACTAAGAAAGAAACACAATCACAGAAGTAAAATGAATCCCCCTAATCATTCCACAGTGCATGTCAAGACAAGCTAACAAAACCGGAACAGGATTATTTCACTAAGTTGGTAAACAGGGCTGTTacactgaaaaaaatctcattttaccgataaattaaaattaggaaatttaGTTTGTTTTCCCTCAGAAGAGTCCCA is part of the Bos javanicus breed banteng chromosome 29, ARS-OSU_banteng_1.0, whole genome shotgun sequence genome and harbors:
- the LOC133240923 gene encoding tripartite motif-containing protein 43-like; translation: MDSEIPEAFQKELTCLVCLNFLLDPVTIGCGHSFCRSCLCLFWEQAKVPASCPVCRQRSEQTSFKTSFLLKNLVSTVRKANLRQFLKCEEHLCATHKQTKKIFCEADKSLLCLVCSQGQEHKTHRHCLAEEAVEESWEKLAKQMTSLWEKIQETERNLKKSSRGTDPWMVKFISQQFYVYRHGDMIRRTYQMAPPFLPEEEDYYVESIVKEGQNIYNQLRRRQEEIIRKKRELREIHKELIQMCSKPDMELLQVRTEDVFENTLPDVHTFDFPNMFSYRSESAQLHVPQPLLPELPARPMSGLMEWLNHFRGECHPIGGVCPAGSFSDGVHRVFSCLAFTLFNFSLSNEVSSQHIRLFDDARRLTYEHDSLHASLDGGTLKYFASWGDQSFTSGKQYWEMLVDRSWDWAVGFCKDSWIRKDDGILDASNNDNFLLVCVKQDDHYQLWTTAPTTPLYIERPLGRVGVFLDCDSGSISFVDVAKRTLLWRYDDGMCTFPVRPFFCTGHR